Genomic window (Cellulosilyticum lentocellum DSM 5427):
TGCTTGGTGTTTGCACATAAAGGTTGCTAAGTTTACCATGCCAGTAAGCTTTAAGTTCTTCAAGCTCTTGGTCTACTTTACTTAAATTTTCATAACTTGATAAAATAGCTGCTGATTCTTCATCATTATACTGACCAAGTACAAAGGCCATTTCTTTGGTTTCTCCTGGTGCTAAAGTAATCTTCGTTTGAAGTGCACCACAACCATTGCTATTGTAGTTAAGAACATTATCACAAGCTCCTTTTTCTACTGCAATAGGATTTCCATAGCTGCGGTAACGTCCTAAAAAGCTGGCTTTATCACCATTGTAAGAAGCTACTTCTGAGCCAACTAAACCTAAGAAACGTTCTTTACGATTGCTACCATTGCAGCCTTTGTGACAGTTTTCATTAATCGTTTGAAGAATTTTATTGCCCTTAAAGTATGTACGTGTAATGAATAATGTATATTGTAGGTTAACCTGGTCATTTTCATAGTTGTTTTCGTTAGTGAATTCTGCATAACCAAATACTGAAAGATTTCTAGGCCTGTCGCTAGTATTGGTTACTTTTAAGCGCCATACTTCATAAGTCTTGTTAAGTGGCACATAGTATAAGGCTTCTGAATGAATCCCTGAGTAATCCGCTTTAATATTAGTATAAGCTGTTCCATGGTGACATTCACTTTTATAGGTCTCAAGACTCTTACCTACAGGTTGCCAAGAAGCTGACCAATAATCACTTGTTTCATCATCTCTTAAATAAATATAACGGCCTGGTTTATCTTCTTGGTTAAACACATAACGTAAAATACGACCATTAGCCCCGCTTTTTACAAAGCTATAGCCCCCTGCATTGTGAGAAATAATAGCACCATATTCAGGAGAACCTAAATAGTTAGCCCATGGTGCTGGTGTATTAGGATTAGTAATAACATATTCTCTGTTTTTTTCATCAAAAAAACCGTAATTCATAATGAACCTCCATCAATAATAAATTTTTAATTTTTCTAGTTAAAATACTATCTGATTACCTTAATTTTTAAGTAAAATAAACTACTTGATTTGTTTTATTTTATTATCACTTTTCTTTCCTATCAAGGGTAAACTAACAAATAATCCAACTGTATCTTTTTCTACAAGTATTTTTTTGTTTTCTGAAACTATTGGGCTTCGTGTAGATGCGGATGAAGAGTTTAAAGGCCTTGATGCCATGGAACATGGTATATCAGCTTATACCATCCACTAGGACATTTCATATCCTTCTAAATAAATGATATTAAAATAATAAGCCACAGTTTCTCTTTACATGAAAGAAATACTGTGGCTTATTATTTCTATTTTATCTAAATAAAATCCATCTACTTATCTTACTTTTAAGCATCTAGCGTTGTATTCATTTTATTATTTCGATGATTGATTAAAAATAAAATCAGCGCTCCTATCACAAAGAAGATAGAAATAAATTGAGAAGTAGAAAGCATCCCCACAATGCCTCTTTCATCATTTCTTAAAAATTCTATAGCAAATCTACCAATCCCATAGAGTAGTAAGTAAAGTGCACCTGTATCTCCTTTACACCTTGACTTACTTGAAAACCAAATCAAAATGCCTGCAATAAGGAAGTCCCCAGCTGAAGAAAATAATTGGGTTGGTAATAACTTTATACCTGCTGGTGCTAAACTGCCCTCTGGGAATATCACACCTAGCATTGATTGAGTTTCCATGCCATAGCAACAGCCTGCTAAGAAGCATCCTATTCTTCCAAAACCTTGTGCAATCGCTACAGATGGCATCATCAAATCAAAATAGCTCATAAAACTGATTTTTTTTATACGGCAATAAATAATGGCTGATAACGCCCCTGCAATAATACCACCATAAACAACAAAGCCTTCTGAACCAATAACATCCATTGGACTTTTAAGAAAATCATCAAATTCAACTATGACATATAATAATTTGGCTCCTAAAAAACCACATACAATGGCTAGCATAGCAATGCTACTGACTACCTCTGGATCTAAACCCTTCTTTTTCGCCCTGTATGTACCTACTAATAATGCAACCATAAAACCTATTGCTATCATGAGCCCATAGCCATGAATAGTAATGCTACCTATTGATAAAATATCATTATGCATCTTTTCTGTTTCCTCCTGATCCTAAACTAGTTTATTTACACTTTCATCCATATTTGCCCTATTGTAATAATATGAATTCATTATAACAGAAAAGTATTTTCTTTGCACCTTAGGTTCCTTACTTAAAAACTTTGTTCTTTATTAATAGATTTTTATTTTTGCTTTTTTCCTATTACAATAGTCGTATTTTCTTTTCGCCATACCTCTTTAACCTGACTGAATCCTGCCAATTGAAAGAGTTTCTTTTGATTAGATACAGTACAAGGCGTATCATAATGATAAAATGCTCCTGCTGGAATATGTAATTCTTCTCTTACTTTAGCATTTGCGCTATACCAGTAATCCTCTTCTTCCTGTAATTCCACCATATAATCACATTCAATATATTGCCCGCCCATCTTAAGACTTTTATAAATTTTTGTGTAAAGCTGAACTTTATCTTCATGAGAAAAGTGGTGCATGGTCTGAAA
Coding sequences:
- a CDS encoding prolipoprotein diacylglyceryl transferase; this encodes MHNDILSIGSITIHGYGLMIAIGFMVALLVGTYRAKKKGLDPEVVSSIAMLAIVCGFLGAKLLYVIVEFDDFLKSPMDVIGSEGFVVYGGIIAGALSAIIYCRIKKISFMSYFDLMMPSVAIAQGFGRIGCFLAGCCYGMETQSMLGVIFPEGSLAPAGIKLLPTQLFSSAGDFLIAGILIWFSSKSRCKGDTGALYLLLYGIGRFAIEFLRNDERGIVGMLSTSQFISIFFVIGALILFLINHRNNKMNTTLDA
- a CDS encoding ammonium transporter, with translation MICFILLSLFFPIKGKLTNNPTVSFSTSIFLFSETIGLRVDADEEFKGLDAMEHGISAYTIH